One Tomitella gaofuii DNA segment encodes these proteins:
- a CDS encoding head maturation protease, ClpP-related, whose product MTKTWCRINAATKDAPPEIFIYDVIGSWFRDTDAATIAQQIKDLDADELRVRINSPGGDAFDGIAIFNALRANDARVTVVVDGLAASAASVIAMAGDVIVMGPGSQLMIHEPWLFTEGSAGDLRKDADRLDKLATSITSIYAARAGGDVDQWRELVADETWFTADEAVDAGLADRVDSSAAPDARARAGAWSMKNFRFAGREHAPAPRIPSAEAVEVPERKGGVMPTLMEDLRQRLGTAEDADEKTVLAALDEALAEQAGDGAGGLSLGVVATGGGGGGGGAVVGKLDLAAEMEKRGMVAVDSETLEQLRAGAEAGAAARARQEQAEREALVDAKIQSGAVPPARRDHWIAAFAGDPEGVREALAAMPDGLIPLAEIGHAGEPEEPAADIRESAEYKSWEC is encoded by the coding sequence GTGACGAAAACGTGGTGCCGTATCAACGCGGCCACCAAGGACGCCCCGCCGGAGATCTTCATCTACGACGTCATCGGGTCCTGGTTCAGAGACACCGACGCGGCGACGATCGCCCAGCAGATCAAGGACCTCGACGCCGACGAGCTGCGGGTCCGCATCAACAGCCCCGGCGGCGACGCCTTCGACGGAATCGCGATCTTCAACGCCCTGCGGGCGAATGACGCGCGGGTGACCGTGGTGGTCGACGGACTGGCTGCCTCGGCGGCGTCGGTGATCGCGATGGCCGGTGACGTGATCGTGATGGGCCCCGGATCGCAGTTGATGATTCACGAGCCCTGGCTGTTCACCGAAGGCAGCGCAGGCGATCTGCGCAAGGACGCCGACCGGCTCGACAAGCTGGCCACCTCGATCACTTCGATCTATGCGGCGCGCGCGGGCGGTGACGTCGATCAGTGGCGCGAGCTCGTCGCCGACGAGACGTGGTTCACCGCAGACGAGGCGGTCGACGCGGGACTCGCTGACCGGGTCGACAGCTCTGCTGCCCCCGATGCGCGCGCCCGGGCGGGCGCGTGGTCGATGAAGAACTTCCGCTTCGCTGGGCGTGAGCACGCGCCGGCGCCGCGGATCCCCTCGGCCGAGGCGGTCGAGGTTCCCGAGAGGAAAGGGGGCGTCATGCCCACCCTGATGGAGGACCTGCGTCAGCGCCTCGGTACTGCCGAGGATGCCGACGAGAAGACAGTGCTGGCCGCGTTGGACGAGGCGCTCGCTGAGCAGGCCGGAGACGGTGCCGGCGGCCTCAGCCTGGGCGTCGTCGCGACCGGCGGCGGCGGAGGCGGTGGCGGCGCCGTCGTCGGAAAGCTGGACCTGGCCGCAGAGATGGAGAAGCGCGGCATGGTCGCGGTCGACTCGGAGACGCTCGAGCAGCTGCGCGCCGGGGCGGAGGCGGGCGCTGCGGCGCGCGCACGGCAGGAGCAGGCCGAGCGCGAAGCGCTGGTCGACGCGAAGATCCAGTCCGGCGCGGTGCCGCCTGCCCGTCGCGACCACTGGATCGCGGCGTTCGCCGGGGATCCGGAGGGCGTACGCGAGGCGCTCGCGGCGATGCCTGACGGCCTGATCCCGCTCGCGGAGATCGGGCACGCAGGCGAGCCGGAGGAGCCGGCGGCCGACATCCGCGAGTCCGCCGAGTACAAGAGCTGGGAGTGCTGA
- a CDS encoding capsid cement protein, translating into MSGINVKFKTGPITFEAEAKVTGGQVVVPGTAARTIKPAAAGAANVLGVALTDAAPEGASTNFVAVPTHAAVATCPAVVPIASDGTAAAGDLVVADADGAVKKSAGTETVGEIVGRVIEKKSDTANTVLVRLGI; encoded by the coding sequence ATGTCAGGAATCAACGTCAAGTTCAAGACGGGGCCGATCACCTTTGAGGCAGAGGCGAAGGTGACCGGCGGGCAGGTTGTCGTGCCGGGCACGGCGGCCCGCACGATCAAGCCGGCGGCGGCGGGGGCGGCGAACGTGCTGGGCGTGGCCCTCACCGACGCCGCACCCGAAGGCGCGTCGACGAACTTCGTGGCGGTACCGACGCACGCCGCGGTGGCCACGTGCCCCGCGGTCGTGCCGATCGCATCGGACGGTACCGCGGCCGCCGGTGACCTGGTGGTCGCCGACGCGGACGGCGCGGTGAAGAAGTCCGCGGGAACCGAGACGGTCGGCGAGATCGTCGGCCGAGTCATCGAGAAGAAGTCGGACACCGCCAACACGGTGCTGGTCCGGCTGGGCATCTGA
- a CDS encoding ParB/RepB/Spo0J family partition protein, translating to MTTASRGTRLALDASPDDHGVFQVVTGGADGLIGRPLAGSDLAAAIADGTPLFIPHRRTCTANKSHNPMPDDVRAEIARGVGPRHPRRDTMTTPETSQTGPSVPADEKWLSDVTAVPIEKIVPNPRNPRREVAVDADLVLSIKAVGVLQPLIVVPDGLADPVDGWERYMVVAGHRRLQAAIKAGLAEVPCMTLAGRDDAPDQIVAMLAENKDRADLTVSEEAGAYQALLDLGLTPAKVAKKTGRSTAHVGDHLVLARQSERVRGYVDNGQAKLSDVAALDEFSDDHEEYEKLAGLIGSPSMFQLHLEYARRRRDRAAAAKAARDELAGRGINAVTLDELGEEIAQEQIDAGVDPDEVDGAADIDDVWEELDAEPDDPKSAEVRALVDVHESEPVVWLRRRPTPEPGSEQEAAQREESAAQARRREEDQAIRQQTEEVAAAARVRWRHLAEQARGVSTAARAEELLRPVVVNLAAERLRQSPLKHEYVRIILGLPEVEVTWVNTRDATPVEDIEKAISRLSRHQLAAVAFLLDEGPQMEMSLLNPHNWRGATGASFGPAVEDWKERLSLEWGYELADIERALVIEGETARAAAALEAENAEDAPADGDVGDGAA from the coding sequence GTGACCACGGCCAGTCGTGGCACCCGCCTCGCCCTCGACGCATCCCCCGATGACCACGGCGTGTTCCAGGTGGTCACCGGCGGCGCCGACGGGCTGATCGGCCGGCCCCTGGCGGGCAGCGACCTTGCCGCCGCGATCGCGGACGGCACGCCCTTGTTCATCCCGCATCGCCGCACCTGCACGGCGAACAAGTCCCACAACCCCATGCCCGACGACGTGCGCGCCGAGATCGCCCGGGGCGTTGGGCCGCGCCACCCCAGGAGAGACACCATGACCACCCCCGAGACATCCCAGACAGGGCCATCCGTCCCCGCGGACGAGAAGTGGCTGAGCGACGTCACCGCGGTCCCCATCGAGAAGATCGTGCCGAACCCGCGGAATCCACGGCGCGAGGTCGCGGTCGACGCGGACCTGGTCCTGTCGATCAAGGCGGTGGGCGTGCTGCAGCCGCTGATCGTCGTCCCGGACGGCCTGGCCGATCCTGTCGACGGCTGGGAGCGGTACATGGTGGTGGCCGGGCACCGCCGTCTGCAAGCCGCGATCAAGGCCGGCCTGGCCGAGGTGCCGTGCATGACCCTTGCTGGCCGCGATGACGCGCCGGACCAGATCGTGGCGATGCTCGCTGAGAACAAGGACCGCGCCGACCTGACCGTGTCGGAGGAGGCTGGGGCGTATCAGGCATTGCTCGACCTCGGGTTGACGCCGGCGAAGGTGGCGAAGAAGACGGGGCGGTCGACCGCGCATGTCGGGGACCACTTGGTGTTGGCCCGTCAGTCGGAGAGAGTCCGCGGCTACGTCGACAATGGTCAGGCGAAGCTCTCCGACGTCGCCGCGCTCGACGAGTTCTCGGATGACCACGAGGAGTACGAGAAGCTGGCCGGTCTGATCGGCTCGCCGTCGATGTTCCAGCTGCACCTCGAGTACGCCCGGCGGCGCCGCGACCGCGCCGCCGCCGCCAAGGCAGCCCGCGACGAGCTCGCCGGGCGCGGCATCAACGCGGTGACCCTCGACGAGCTCGGCGAAGAGATAGCCCAGGAGCAGATCGACGCGGGCGTGGACCCGGACGAGGTCGATGGGGCCGCCGACATCGACGACGTGTGGGAGGAACTCGACGCCGAACCCGACGACCCCAAGTCCGCGGAAGTGCGCGCCCTCGTCGACGTGCACGAGTCGGAGCCGGTGGTGTGGCTGCGCCGCCGGCCCACCCCCGAACCCGGCAGCGAGCAGGAAGCCGCGCAGCGGGAGGAGTCGGCGGCGCAGGCCCGTCGCCGCGAAGAAGACCAGGCCATCAGACAGCAGACGGAGGAAGTCGCCGCCGCCGCGCGTGTCCGGTGGCGGCACCTGGCCGAGCAGGCGCGCGGCGTGTCGACCGCGGCCCGCGCGGAGGAGCTGTTGCGGCCGGTGGTGGTGAACCTCGCCGCCGAACGGCTGCGCCAGTCGCCGCTCAAGCACGAGTACGTGCGGATCATCCTGGGCCTGCCGGAGGTGGAGGTCACCTGGGTGAACACGCGCGACGCGACGCCGGTCGAGGACATCGAGAAGGCGATCAGCAGGTTGAGCCGGCACCAGCTGGCCGCGGTCGCCTTCTTGCTCGACGAGGGGCCGCAGATGGAGATGAGCCTGCTCAATCCGCACAACTGGCGCGGCGCGACGGGCGCATCGTTCGGCCCCGCGGTCGAGGACTGGAAAGAACGGCTCTCCCTCGAGTGGGGCTACGAGCTCGCCGACATCGAGCGGGCCCTGGTGATCGAGGGCGAGACGGCCCGCGCCGCCGCGGCCCTCGAGGCGGAGAACGCCGAAGACGCCCCCGCCGACGGAGACGTGGGCGATGGGGCCGCGTAG
- a CDS encoding phage antirepressor KilAC domain-containing protein — protein sequence MSPQILPSTSGASPFDAIKRTRPDGTEYWSARGLMEAERYSRWEKFKTGLSRAMATARNQGHDVEDHFPRSVQKVAIGSGATRDREDYHLSRFAAYLVAMNGDPNMPEVAAAQAYFAVRTREAETTRPALTDDEIVAQALAITTHRVRELESVVEDLKPDARAWRQLADADGNYGVGDAAKILSQDAGISVGRNRLFTVMEDAKWIYRRKGPRGGWCAYQTQVECGRLHERPATPFLNRKTGEYELPAPTIRITVKGVADLHAKLTDGQLAIGGVA from the coding sequence GTGTCCCCTCAGATACTACCCAGCACGTCCGGCGCCTCGCCGTTCGATGCGATCAAACGCACCCGCCCCGACGGCACCGAGTACTGGTCCGCCCGCGGACTGATGGAGGCGGAGAGGTACTCCCGGTGGGAAAAGTTCAAGACCGGCCTGTCACGAGCGATGGCGACGGCCAGGAACCAGGGCCACGACGTAGAGGACCATTTTCCCCGATCGGTGCAGAAGGTCGCGATCGGCTCCGGCGCGACGCGGGACCGCGAGGATTACCACCTCTCCCGATTCGCCGCTTACCTCGTCGCGATGAACGGCGATCCGAACATGCCGGAGGTCGCCGCGGCGCAGGCGTACTTCGCTGTCCGTACCCGGGAGGCCGAGACCACCAGGCCCGCGCTGACGGATGACGAGATCGTCGCCCAGGCACTCGCGATCACCACCCACCGGGTGCGCGAGCTCGAGTCCGTCGTCGAGGACCTCAAGCCCGACGCCCGCGCCTGGCGGCAGCTGGCCGACGCGGACGGCAACTACGGGGTCGGCGACGCCGCGAAGATCCTGTCGCAGGACGCCGGGATCAGTGTCGGCCGCAACCGGCTGTTCACGGTGATGGAGGACGCGAAGTGGATCTACCGGCGCAAGGGGCCGCGCGGCGGGTGGTGCGCCTACCAGACGCAGGTCGAATGCGGCCGGCTCCATGAGCGCCCGGCCACGCCGTTCCTGAACCGCAAGACCGGCGAGTACGAGCTGCCGGCGCCGACGATCCGCATCACGGTCAAGGGCGTCGCGGATCTGCACGCGAAGCTCACCGACGGCCAGCTCGCGATCGGGGGAGTGGCATGA
- a CDS encoding phage portal protein family protein, which yields MAEATAPAPLSEIGYAAGGNGSASSIDDETTPELRWPANLPVYNRMRREDAQVISVLRAITLPLKRTVWRVDPNGARDEVVQHVADDLNLPIVGQPERNTGRTRGRFSWNEHLDQALLMMPYGHMFFEQVYRIDEANRVRLRKLAPRMPLSIQEIEVARDGGLEWIEQTRDMRAVTGRRVRIPVSRLVAYVCDKEGADWTGNSVLRQCYAPWMIKNAMLRLAPQVVQRNGMGVPIYEAPAGASDADIAKGRKMASDFQAGRRAGGAVPSGAKLSLLGISGNLPDPMPLIVYSDAQIGKSVLAHFLNLDGKGGSYALAGTQADAFVQSLQTRAAYIQSVANAHIVEDLVDVNFGLDERAPRLVFDEIGARHAATAEALKALRDGGLIFPDRPLEEFLRQMYGLPPMALPPEPGTSGRESTTPSEGDES from the coding sequence GTGGCAGAAGCGACCGCACCGGCGCCTCTCTCCGAGATCGGCTACGCGGCCGGCGGCAACGGAAGCGCATCGTCGATTGACGACGAGACGACCCCGGAGCTGCGCTGGCCGGCGAACCTGCCGGTCTACAACCGGATGCGCCGTGAGGACGCGCAGGTGATCTCCGTGCTGCGGGCGATCACCTTGCCGCTCAAGCGCACCGTGTGGCGGGTCGATCCGAACGGCGCGCGCGACGAAGTCGTGCAGCACGTCGCCGACGACTTGAACCTGCCGATCGTCGGCCAGCCGGAGCGGAACACCGGACGGACGCGTGGCCGGTTCTCGTGGAACGAGCACCTCGATCAGGCGCTCCTGATGATGCCGTACGGGCACATGTTCTTCGAGCAGGTGTATCGGATCGACGAGGCGAACCGGGTGCGTCTGCGCAAGCTGGCGCCGCGCATGCCCCTGTCGATACAGGAGATCGAAGTCGCGCGCGACGGCGGACTCGAGTGGATCGAGCAGACCCGCGATATGCGGGCCGTCACGGGGCGTCGCGTGCGGATCCCGGTGTCCCGTCTCGTCGCGTACGTCTGCGACAAGGAAGGCGCCGACTGGACTGGCAACAGCGTTCTGCGCCAGTGCTACGCGCCGTGGATGATCAAGAACGCGATGCTTCGCCTGGCGCCGCAGGTCGTGCAGCGGAACGGCATGGGCGTGCCGATCTACGAGGCTCCGGCCGGCGCCTCGGATGCGGACATTGCGAAGGGCCGCAAGATGGCCTCCGACTTTCAGGCTGGCCGGCGCGCGGGCGGCGCCGTGCCGTCGGGGGCCAAGCTGAGCCTGTTGGGGATCAGTGGGAACCTGCCGGATCCGATGCCGCTCATCGTCTACTCGGACGCGCAGATCGGGAAGTCGGTGCTTGCGCACTTCCTCAACCTCGACGGTAAGGGCGGTTCCTACGCGCTGGCGGGCACGCAGGCTGACGCGTTCGTGCAGTCGCTGCAGACCCGCGCCGCCTACATCCAGTCGGTCGCGAACGCGCACATCGTCGAGGACCTTGTCGACGTGAACTTCGGGCTCGACGAGCGGGCGCCGCGCCTGGTGTTCGACGAGATCGGTGCCCGGCACGCGGCCACGGCCGAGGCGCTCAAGGCTCTGCGGGACGGGGGCCTGATCTTCCCGGACCGTCCGCTCGAGGAGTTCCTGCGTCAGATGTACGGGCTGCCCCCGATGGCGTTGCCGCCAGAACCCGGGACGTCCGGGCGGGAATCGACAACCCCTTCGGAGGGAGACGAATCGTGA
- a CDS encoding exonuclease domain-containing protein, giving the protein MSDRPVIVVDVETTGLDPAKHTVVELAAVDLGTGDHRVIVPGLRKEDLAAASPRAWTVNKYFERRVYEQAMGKSALNDALCELFGWLDGATLAGCNPAFDAAFLAALFADRCDEGVPTWHHRLADLSTLTAAALQKDPLKLPGLDVCCAWWGVTNQAPHTALGDAQATAECLRMLRAHCDDRGSVSPDYEGHQPAPERYSASAAAEARL; this is encoded by the coding sequence ATGTCTGACCGACCCGTGATCGTTGTCGATGTCGAGACGACGGGGCTCGACCCCGCCAAGCACACCGTGGTGGAGCTCGCCGCCGTCGACCTGGGCACCGGTGACCACAGGGTGATCGTCCCCGGACTGCGCAAGGAGGACCTGGCCGCGGCGTCGCCGCGCGCGTGGACGGTGAACAAGTATTTCGAGCGGCGGGTGTATGAGCAGGCGATGGGCAAGTCGGCGCTCAATGACGCGCTGTGCGAGCTGTTCGGCTGGCTAGACGGGGCGACGTTGGCCGGCTGCAATCCGGCGTTCGACGCGGCGTTCCTGGCCGCGCTGTTTGCGGACCGGTGCGACGAAGGCGTACCGACGTGGCATCACCGGCTCGCGGATCTGTCCACGCTCACCGCGGCCGCGCTGCAGAAGGACCCGCTGAAGCTGCCGGGGCTCGACGTCTGCTGCGCGTGGTGGGGCGTGACGAACCAGGCGCCGCACACGGCGCTCGGCGACGCCCAGGCGACGGCCGAGTGCCTGCGCATGCTGCGCGCGCACTGCGATGACCGCGGGTCGGTCAGTCCCGACTACGAGGGCCACCAGCCGGCGCCGGAGCGGTACTCGGCGTCGGCGGCCGCGGAGGCGCGGCTGTGA
- a CDS encoding RNase adapter RapZ — MIEIVSFGFDRGPRPHADVVCDCRRLPNPHDVPGLRPRDGRSAQVKDWLLGHDAVTRYIDEQARCIAQRAARGDVAVAVGCSAGRHRSVVVAEALAEQLADEHTALLRHAALGAATAKRTAGRGKTSERGLGWRHQQQRDRLLKGHVDGAPCWWCGAPMFRDGSANPDGKPLAADHEQSRRDGGALATRLLHSSCNAARGAGDRDDARPAARAVGRVVAPRRLAMAWPT; from the coding sequence GTGATCGAGATCGTGTCGTTCGGGTTCGACCGCGGGCCGCGGCCACACGCCGACGTGGTGTGCGACTGCCGGCGGTTGCCGAACCCGCACGACGTGCCGGGTCTGCGCCCGCGCGATGGGCGCAGCGCCCAGGTGAAGGACTGGCTCCTCGGCCACGACGCGGTGACTCGGTACATCGACGAGCAGGCCCGGTGCATCGCGCAGCGCGCTGCGCGCGGTGACGTCGCGGTGGCCGTCGGGTGCAGCGCCGGGCGGCACCGGTCGGTCGTGGTCGCCGAGGCGCTGGCCGAGCAGCTCGCCGATGAGCACACCGCGCTTCTGCGGCATGCCGCTCTCGGCGCGGCCACGGCCAAGCGCACGGCGGGCCGCGGCAAGACGTCGGAGCGCGGCCTTGGGTGGAGGCACCAGCAGCAACGCGACCGGCTCCTCAAGGGGCACGTCGACGGTGCACCGTGCTGGTGGTGCGGGGCGCCGATGTTCCGTGACGGCAGCGCGAACCCGGACGGCAAGCCGCTGGCCGCGGACCATGAGCAGTCGCGGCGCGACGGCGGGGCGCTGGCGACCCGGCTGCTGCACTCGTCGTGCAACGCGGCACGGGGCGCGGGGGACCGTGATGACGCGCGCCCGGCGGCGCGCGCGGTGGGCCGCGTGGTGGCGCCGCGGCGGCTGGCGATGGCGTGGCCGACCTGA
- a CDS encoding Ig domain-containing protein: MAEQAVLEGFNKKNTTVAKTGAVRLAGVGVAPSTTIGPYDKSVHRNVGYISPDGIELSFDEESNEFIPWQEVVAIRKDLTKSVKSIKLVLWEISRENIAYFLGVDPAAIVAGQDGEFYFDEAGLPEFAHYQLNLDIIDGIRKVRLIGFDTQVSARGAIKFVNSDLFSLEVTISFFPASATDYPDLAGKTCRWIFGGFDTDASTQPGALEVLTTNLADATTGTAYSRSLTASGGTAPYSWAVTTGTLPDGLTLSSAGEIAGTPTTAGAETFTVTVTDSATTPATATKELTLTVS; this comes from the coding sequence ATGGCCGAGCAGGCTGTCCTGGAAGGCTTCAACAAGAAGAACACGACCGTCGCGAAGACCGGCGCGGTACGGCTGGCCGGTGTCGGCGTCGCGCCGTCGACGACGATCGGGCCGTACGACAAGTCGGTGCACCGCAACGTCGGCTACATCAGCCCGGACGGCATCGAGCTGTCGTTCGACGAGGAGTCGAACGAGTTCATCCCGTGGCAGGAGGTCGTCGCGATCCGCAAGGATCTGACCAAGTCGGTCAAGTCGATCAAGCTGGTGCTGTGGGAGATCTCCCGCGAGAACATCGCCTACTTCCTCGGCGTCGACCCCGCCGCCATCGTCGCGGGCCAGGACGGTGAGTTCTACTTCGACGAGGCCGGGCTGCCTGAGTTCGCCCACTACCAGCTGAACCTCGACATCATCGACGGAATCCGCAAGGTGCGGCTGATCGGCTTCGACACGCAGGTGTCCGCGCGCGGCGCGATCAAGTTCGTCAACTCGGATCTGTTCAGCCTCGAGGTGACGATCAGCTTCTTCCCGGCGTCGGCCACCGACTACCCGGATCTGGCGGGCAAGACGTGCCGGTGGATCTTTGGCGGCTTCGACACGGACGCGTCGACCCAGCCGGGAGCACTCGAGGTGCTGACCACGAACCTGGCTGACGCCACCACCGGCACCGCCTACTCGCGGTCTCTCACCGCGTCGGGTGGCACGGCGCCGTACTCGTGGGCGGTGACGACCGGGACGCTGCCGGACGGGCTGACCTTGTCGTCGGCGGGCGAGATCGCCGGCACCCCGACCACGGCGGGCGCCGAGACGTTCACCGTGACGGTCACCGATTCGGCGACCACCCCGGCGACGGCAACCAAGGAGCTCACCCTCACCGTCTCCTGA